Below is a window of Camelina sativa cultivar DH55 unplaced genomic scaffold, Cs unpScaffold00911, whole genome shotgun sequence DNA.
CCAGAAACTGCACTTCATCTCCGGATGAGGAGGGATTAGCCTCTGCTAATTTCCCAGAAGCAGCCATGAACTTTGCAAAAGCATTTGATGTGGAGCTCCGCTGACCATAGGACATGTTGAAACCTGCAGACAAGAAGCGACATGATACGTTAAGAAACGGGTGTGTCTACAAGCTCACATGGCAAGGGAGACATAAActggaaaaagaaaatgaagtcaAGTGATGCTTTCTAACCCCAGATAGAACTGTTCTCTAAAGCAAACTTGCTGGTAAGAAACTCCACAGAACGATAAAGCAACGGATGTTTTACCACTTCAAGAGCTCCATCCCTAAATGCTAGATTTGCTTTGGAACTGACACCTGCAACAAACCAAGAAGTAGGGAAACCCGGATTATCACCCACTTTCATAAAGACATATCTTTCTCGCCATCCTTCTTCAAGCGTTCTCCTGGAATGTCCCTCAAAGTCAACAGCTAAAGGTGGATGATTCCTCGTATGTAGAGAGTATCTTCCAGGGTCGGTGTCAATTTTCAAAAGGAAATACGCGCACAAGACCTCTTCTACTCCTATGGTAATGGACTCCAACTCCCCAAAAGTTTGAATGGCGGTCAGCAATCTCCAGGCTGATGGGTAGAGCTGGCCAGGAGAAATTGCAAAGCGCTTAGCCACTTTTGCAATAAGGGATGGAATCACCTCCCGCAAGCCTGCCGCAAAATACAGCTCGTAAACAACGACCTCACCATGCTTTGCATCCGCTGCTCGTTCTGAGGGAAGAGGAAGCCTCAAGTTCACAGACGATGGTAAGTTGTAAGTCGTCTTCAGCTTAAGAACGTCATCCTCTTTGAAGACTGAAGGTGGGTTGTTCTGCAATAGCTTCACCTCTAATGACACA
It encodes the following:
- the LOC104773992 gene encoding uncharacterized protein LOC104773992 isoform X1 yields the protein MGDYRDIVAGLSSVGDRVKVRRRSSSSVDSSMSLRNVSLEVKLLQNNPPSVFKEDDVLKLKTTYNLPSSVNLRLPLPSERAADAKHGEVVVYELYFAAGLREVIPSLIAKVAKRFAISPGQLYPSAWRLLTAIQTFGELESITIGVEEVLCAYFLLKIDTDPGRYSLHTRNHPPLAVDFEGHSRRTLEEGWRERYVFMKVGDNPGFPTSWFVAGVSSKANLAFRDGALEVVKHPLLYRSVEFLTSKFALENSSIWGFNMSYGQRSSTSNAFAKFMAASGKLAEANPSSSGDEVQFLGDLSTHKRKTHDDTANSSEARRLRTVQTVAVLSPSSELVSSSTTSMATEELRCKILTHNFESLVDIGTNSTIDSVYTDLLKAMSSFHLVDKKLSSEHQINENLRRELDNEKSRTDFAHKTIAAKSNEISSLEAKVQELDQTILDLQASGLDLLKEKELLQQEITVLRKRVDVLKNELEFFLNGAAIIAGWEALRECLLGEQT
- the LOC104773992 gene encoding uncharacterized protein LOC104773992 isoform X2, translating into MSLRNVSLEVKLLQNNPPSVFKEDDVLKLKTTYNLPSSVNLRLPLPSERAADAKHGEVVVYELYFAAGLREVIPSLIAKVAKRFAISPGQLYPSAWRLLTAIQTFGELESITIGVEEVLCAYFLLKIDTDPGRYSLHTRNHPPLAVDFEGHSRRTLEEGWRERYVFMKVGDNPGFPTSWFVAGVSSKANLAFRDGALEVVKHPLLYRSVEFLTSKFALENSSIWGFNMSYGQRSSTSNAFAKFMAASGKLAEANPSSSGDEVQFLGDLSTHKRKTHDDTANSSEARRLRTVQTVAVLSPSSELVSSSTTSMATEELRCKILTHNFESLVDIGTNSTIDSVYTDLLKAMSSFHLVDKKLSSEHQINENLRRELDNEKSRTDFAHKTIAAKSNEISSLEAKVQELDQTILDLQASGLDLLKEKELLQQEITVLRKRVDVLKNELEFFLNGAAIIAGWEALRECLLGEQT